DNA from Thermoplasma acidophilum DSM 1728:
TTGATTATCTCCGGTTGCACCTTTCTGATCAGATCGCATGTGAGATCGAAGCTCCGATCATTCTCCGCATGGTATCCTATTATGACGTCTGTGGATATTGTCATGTCCGGGAAACGTTTCCGGAAGGACTCGATTATCTGCATGAATTCATCCACGGTATACTCGCGGTTCATCGCCGTGAGCACGCGATCATCACCGCTCTGCACGGGTATATGCAGGAACTTGAACACCTTTGGATCATCGTATGCCTCCAGTAGATCGTCCAGTATCTCAATGGTGTTCCTCGGCTCCATCATGCCCACACGGAGCATGAAGTCCCCATCAACTGCCGTAATATCCTTTATCAGGGATGGAAGCCTGTAGCCGGTGTCCTTGCCATAGGCGGCCGTGTCAAGCGAACTGATCCTGATCTCTCTCTTTCCTGCGGCAACCATCATGCGGATCTGGTTCACTATCTTTTCCGGCCTTCTTGATACGAGTTTACCCCGCGCTATATGCGATATGCAGAAATTGCATTTGCCGGTGCATCCCTGGTTTATGGGTATACCGGACATGATCTCGGCATCGATGATCGAGGTATCTTCGAGATACTCCTGAAACTGCTGGAATTCATTTCTGTCGATGGCCTCTATATTCCCGCCGGATATTTCGCTGCCCTTTATGGCTGAAAGACAGCCTATAACCTTCACGCGGCCAAGCCTGCTGAGTTCCTCTATCCTCTTCAGCATGTGATCCTCGGTTTTCTGTATGACTGCGCATGTGCCTATTATAGAGATGTCGGCCTCATCTGGCCTGCTGACCAGAACCGATCCCTCCGAAAGCAGCTTGTTAACGTAAAGGCCGGTTTCGCCCTGGTTGAGAGTGCACCCATACCCCTCGTAGTAGATCTTCATTTGGTGTGCATTATTTTTTAGTATATTAGCATGGATTATGATCCGAATTCACAATCCTATCCCCGCGATCAATGTCATGTTAACCAACGCATCGCGCACTCTCGGTCTATTTTAGGAACTGATCCAATCCATCGTTGAAGCCTGCAGAAAGATAATCTTTCTTTATGATCATAACGATCCTGCGATCGATGGCATACGTCAAAAGCCGAAATCTGCCATAGCAAAAGCTTAATACTTGCTCTGATCGTATATACAATAGGTTAAAAATAATCATTTTATAAAAAATGGAACTGCTATCCGTTATAAAATAACTGAATCTTAAACTCAGAATTTATATATTTAAAACAAATAACTGAATATGGAAAAGAAAGACATATCAGATCAGTACCTGGAGGGCTACAGCTGCGATGTCGCCATCCGCTGGTCGAGGATCGATCCATCACTCCTGCCTGTTGACGAGCTTGACAAGCAGATAATATGCTTTCTGAGATACAATGCAAGGATATCCAATGCGGAAATTGCAAAGGCCCTGAACACGAGCGAGGCAACTGTCAGAAGGAGGATAAATGAGCTCGTCAGGAAGAAGATAATAATAGGATTTTCAGCATTGGTGGATCTACAGGCAGTTGAAAACAGCATAAAGGCGTACATCATAATCGATGTGGATCCGAACAAGATGGATGACGTTGCAAACTCAATAACGGACAATATAAACGTCCTGAGCCTGTACAGAAGGCGGGGCAAGAACCAGCTGATCGCAGAAACGCTGTTCCTAAACCTTGAAGCCATAGAAAACTTCGAGAGCCAGATATCAAAGATGAGCGGCGTAAAGAACTTCGAGACCATGATAATATCCAAGGCGTACAGGAAGAACCCATGGATAGGAATTTGACCGCCAGCACATCTGATGACAAACGTTTAAAATTTTTGTTCGGCAGTTATTGATAATTAGAAGGGCTTATTTTAAAAAGTGGGGTTCAAATTCAGTCCTTTGGAACCCCACTGTCCATTATCTTCATGTACTGCTCTTCTGTCAGTTTTCCGGTTGCGAGTACTAGGCTTTTTATTGATTTCCCAGTTTCAACGGCCTCTCTCACTATCTTTGCAACGTTATCGTATCCGAGATAGGGGTTAAGGAGCGCTGCTGAACCGAAGCTGTTCGCCAGGTGTTCTCTGCATACAGGAACGTTAGCTTTGATGCCGTCTATGAGTTTCTGCTTGAACATCTTCAGGCCGTTTGTCATTATGTCTATGGATCTCGTCAGCTCGTAGTCGATGTTGGGCATCATCACGTTCAGCTCAAGCTGCCCTGCCTGAACGCTCATATTAACCGCCTGCTGCGCTCCTATGACTGAGTGGCAGATCATGTTCATGGCCTCGGCGATGGACGGGTTTATCTTGCCCGGCATTATGGATGATCCCTGCTGTACAGCTGGAATTATTATCTCATGGATGCCTGCGCCAGGGCCGGAGTAAAGCAGCCTTATGTCGTTTGCTATCTTCTCAACATCCAGGGCGAGGTTCGTGACCGCATTCATGACCCTGGAGAAATCCGTCATGAACTGCATTATGCCGAGCAGATTCGTGCTTTTCCTGAAGTTCTCCTTCGTTATCTCGTTTATGTGCTTCACCACGTTTTCCTGATAGTTCTTCGCAGTGTTTATCCCCGTGCCAACCGCTGTCCCCCCTATGTTCAGCTCCATTATGTAGTCCGAGGCATCTATTATCTCATCACGGTCCTTCTTCATGGCGTAGGCGTAGGCTCCGAACTCAAGCCCAAGCGTTACAGGCGCAGCATCCTGGAGATGGGTCCTCCCGGGCTTTGCGATCCCCCTGAATTCCCTGCTCTTTGCCTCTAAGCTCTCTATGAGTTCGTTGAGTGCATCCTTGAGCTTCCTGATCTTCTTGGAGACTGTTAATCGCATCATCGTCGGATAAACATCGTTCGTAGACTGGCTCATGTTCACGTGGTCGTTTGGATGTATCACCGAGTACTCTCCCTTATTCTTGCCCATCAGTGTCAGCGCAACGTTGGCTATGACCTCATTTGCGTTCATGTTGTAGGATGTTCCTGCGCCAGCCTGGTAGACGTCTATCACGAACTGGTCATGGTACTTCCCGCCGATTATCTCGTCGCATGCCTTTGAAATGTAATCTGCCTTCTCCTTATCCAGTGCGCCTCCGTCGGCATTTGCAAGCGCTGCAGCCTTCTTGACCTGCGCAATTGATACGATGTGATCAGAATCAGCGGTCAGCCCGGTGATCCTGAAGTTCTCCCTTGCCCTTGCCGTGTTTATGCCATAAAATACATTGTCGGGCAGCTGCACCTCCCCGATAACATCCCTTTCTGTCCTCATGCGTGACTATCGTTTGAGTGTATAAATTTTTGATTATGCCGCACGAATGATATCGTGCAGTTCCCGTATGCCGGCACTCGCATGATAAATATCTGCAATGAACGGTAATTGCATGCATTTCTTACCATATATCAATTAGTTATGATTGGAGAAAAAACATATTAATATCATCCGGTCATAACAAGAGATGACAATCATGAGGCAAAATGAGGTCATTATCAGAGTAGCCGGTGCTGCCGGTGACGGTGTGCAATCGGCCGGTGAAATCCTGGTTAGGACTTTTGCAAGAAGTGGGCTTTACGCAACCTCTTACAACTATTATCAGGACATCATAAGGGGTGGAGAATCCTGGTATCAGGTGCGTGCTTCTGATGTAAAGGTAAAGAACCAGGGGGACGGCCTGGACATACTGATAGCGCTGAACCAGGATGGCGTGGAGAGGCACACGAACCCGGATATAAATGAGGGCGGTGCTTCTCCTCTCGGAAAGGATGGAATAGCGATATTCGACAATTCGATAAAGAATTACACCAAGAGGGATACCAACTACTGCCCGATGCCTCTGGCGGACATAGCTGCAAAGTACAGCAAGAACACGCTCCTGAAGAATACGGTGGGACTCGGAGCGGCCATAGCTGCAACAGGAATAGATTTCAATATATTCGCCGATGTGATAAGGGACCAGTTCGGAAAGAAGGGTGAGATAGCCGAGCTGAACGTGAAGGCAGCCAAGGAGGGCTACGATTATTATCTGGCCAACTTCAAGCCTCTGGGCAAGAAGTTCAAGTTCGGAAAGAAGAAGTACATGATATCGGGTGGGATGGCCGTTGCCCTGGGTGCTGTGGCTGGCGGCCTGAAGAT
Protein-coding regions in this window:
- a CDS encoding tRNA (N(6)-L-threonylcarbamoyladenosine(37)-C(2))-methylthiotransferase; translation: MKIYYEGYGCTLNQGETGLYVNKLLSEGSVLVSRPDEADISIIGTCAVIQKTEDHMLKRIEELSRLGRVKVIGCLSAIKGSEISGGNIEAIDRNEFQQFQEYLEDTSIIDAEIMSGIPINQGCTGKCNFCISHIARGKLVSRRPEKIVNQIRMMVAAGKREIRISSLDTAAYGKDTGYRLPSLIKDITAVDGDFMLRVGMMEPRNTIEILDDLLEAYDDPKVFKFLHIPVQSGDDRVLTAMNREYTVDEFMQIIESFRKRFPDMTISTDVIIGYHAENDRSFDLTCDLIRKVQPEIINVTRFSPRELTPDFEHRPRPTNVLKDQDRTMAEIHRKIVSERFSALVGKVERILITEDGKPGTMVGRDASYRPVVIRAPAEKYTWHSARIIGYENTSLIGELVD
- a CDS encoding aspartate ammonia-lyase — protein: MRTERDVIGEVQLPDNVFYGINTARARENFRITGLTADSDHIVSIAQVKKAAALANADGGALDKEKADYISKACDEIIGGKYHDQFVIDVYQAGAGTSYNMNANEVIANVALTLMGKNKGEYSVIHPNDHVNMSQSTNDVYPTMMRLTVSKKIRKLKDALNELIESLEAKSREFRGIAKPGRTHLQDAAPVTLGLEFGAYAYAMKKDRDEIIDASDYIMELNIGGTAVGTGINTAKNYQENVVKHINEITKENFRKSTNLLGIMQFMTDFSRVMNAVTNLALDVEKIANDIRLLYSGPGAGIHEIIIPAVQQGSSIMPGKINPSIAEAMNMICHSVIGAQQAVNMSVQAGQLELNVMMPNIDYELTRSIDIMTNGLKMFKQKLIDGIKANVPVCREHLANSFGSAALLNPYLGYDNVAKIVREAVETGKSIKSLVLATGKLTEEQYMKIMDSGVPKD
- a CDS encoding Lrp/AsnC family transcriptional regulator, giving the protein MEKKDISDQYLEGYSCDVAIRWSRIDPSLLPVDELDKQIICFLRYNARISNAEIAKALNTSEATVRRRINELVRKKIIIGFSALVDLQAVENSIKAYIIIDVDPNKMDDVANSITDNINVLSLYRRRGKNQLIAETLFLNLEAIENFESQISKMSGVKNFETMIISKAYRKNPWIGI